The following coding sequences lie in one Thermomicrobium sp. 4228-Ro genomic window:
- a CDS encoding heavy metal-binding domain-containing protein has product MTTTDLLITTTPVVEGRPVKQYLGVVTGEAILGANIFRDLFASIRDIVGGRSGAYEKELRKAREIAFQEMAEAARQLGANAVIGVDIDYETIDMGGSNMLMVTVSGTAVRL; this is encoded by the coding sequence ATGACGACGACCGATCTCCTGATCACCACGACGCCGGTCGTCGAGGGCCGGCCGGTCAAGCAGTATCTCGGGGTGGTGACCGGCGAGGCGATCCTCGGTGCCAATATCTTCCGCGACCTCTTCGCCAGTATCCGCGACATCGTCGGCGGCCGCTCCGGCGCCTACGAGAAGGAGCTGCGCAAGGCACGCGAGATCGCCTTCCAGGAGATGGCCGAGGCCGCCCGCCAGCTCGGCGCCAACGCGGTGATCGGTGTCGATATCGACTACGAGACGATCGACATGGGTGGCAGCAACATGCTCATGGTTACCGTCTCCGGAACGGCCGTGCGCCTTTGA